ATATTATCTAAAGGGAAATAAACTAAGCCAAGCAAATTAAAGAATTTACTATCTTCAATTAAAGCCTCGGTTTCTTGAGGAGATGGTTTGACGTTCAAACCAAGATTGATAAGAAAATTTGCTAAGACTTTAGGTTTAATGGCACTATCAAGCCCAGTATTGACGGGTGCTAATAGTATAGATGGTTGACTTTTAATAAAGATGCTGTTAATTTTTACGTCTGATTCATCAAAACCAATTTGAAGTTTAGCTACATCTTGATTGACATAATAGGAAGTTAATTCTTTCGCCTCTGAACGTTGATCCTCAAGCTCATTAATTAGATTATCTAAATCATCAACAACACTTTCAACTTTTTTCGCTTGTTTTTCTGGGGATAAATTTACTGAAGTTTTTTTGACTATTTCCCGAATAAATACTTCTAGTTGCTCTCGTTCTTTAGGCAAATTACTAAAAGCTTCTAAAAGTGCAATGTATTTACAGCCAATACTATGACCTATCCAAGAAAAGTTAGAATCATCTAAGTAAGTTTTATAGTCATAACCTGCTAATTCTGCCATTCTCACTAATTCTGGCATGAGTTTAT
This sequence is a window from Nostoc sphaeroides. Protein-coding genes within it:
- a CDS encoding DUF1350 family protein, which gives rise to MMNLKLRFKPVSFSWVALHPQPKGVIQFIGGAFFGTFCPMFFYRYLLECLFKQGYTIILLPFNFTFDHYREAGFLIREQYKLMPELVRMAELAGYDYKTYLDDSNFSWIGHSIGCKYIALLEAFSNLPKEREQLEVFIREIVKKTSVNLSPEKQAKKVESVVDDLDNLINELEDQRSEAKELTSYYVNQDVAKLQIGFDESDVKINSIFIKSQPSILLAPVNTGLDSAIKPKVLANFLINLGLNVKPSPQETEALIEDSKFFNLLGLVYFPLDNIGKSTREWFFNYLKKPPEDFRAKLKGGHLRPLALRLGNLVLNFPDNFFVPPIESVNQRNAEFEVYVLQLLNYLEQKRKDNNK